In Argiope bruennichi chromosome 4, qqArgBrue1.1, whole genome shotgun sequence, the sequence ATGATTTCTTCACGAATTTTCATTGGATGGTGCATTATTTTGTGTGTGAGCATTTCCGTGAGTTTCAGCTCCTACTGGGAGGTAagaatatgaatttgaaatttcatgtttgatttcaaaaaaattaactgagaaatttttataaaagttatttattatatatatgcagAAGCAGACTCAAGCAAAGTTATAAGGGAATTTAAGCGAccctaattaattattaaatttctaattcctTATTATGactctgaaataatttttaaaaataattcttttgaaataaagacATAGTTGAATTACCTGAATAAAAACTAGACtcatattttatttgtgaaatttaagaattctttgTAGGTGCtcaaataacttaataatattgttatgatATTTGTACTTTAATGTGGATATTGAAGGATGGCAGAAAGATATACAATATCGAGACTTTTGATTTAATACAAAGCAGatgagtttaattttaatttaaaaattattaaactatttctacggctaatatattatatttctgtacATTTAACACTAAGTACAGCATTTAacatttaacttttcttttataatttacttatttaatttttaaatttcattgttgcttataatttttctttttcttaaaatttttagaataaaataggAGGAGACAAAGACAAGTCCTGTATTACTAATGCCGACTGCTCCGAAAATGAATGCTGCACCTTCGAAGCTGTACCCACACTTGATGATACTACAGATATAATATGTAAGTATTAAATAACAAGATATGTGACTTTTACATAGCACATTACTTCTTCCTTTGTAATTTTTCGCATAGGTTTGAAATAGTTCGCATTTTCAACTATTTACTCGAATTTTTGATAGATACGTTGCGCCATCTATTGtgcaaatttctaaataaaatttctaaatcgtaaaatgaatttatatgagTTACTATTATGAAATCTTTGCTAAAATGCATTCATTGCACTATATTATTTACACATGAAATTTAAATACGCAGTCATTCAATATTGTCAGTTATCTTTAAggattttgaagaataatttaaaagcat encodes:
- the LOC129966566 gene encoding uncharacterized protein LOC129966566 isoform X3, whose translation is MISSRIFIGWCIILCVSISVSFSSYWENKIGGDKDKSCITNADCSENECCTFEAVPTLDDTTDIIWKCKPLGGLKDLCHSLGNVHCPCQPGLRCIAKAVWFFGSGMCGEKSKL